Proteins from one Pelorhabdus rhamnosifermentans genomic window:
- a CDS encoding FadR/GntR family transcriptional regulator has product MYILKTNITQQVIEYLKKNIENGTWPVGGKIPSENKLTEILGVSRSSIRVAIQQFIALDVLQSIHGKGTFIRTNNIMGVGKNLNAIDEADYNDISQVLQFRRIIETESAYIAAQQASNETINNLKFYLKNMKNSIGQSEEFVKQDMLFHEEICHATGNRLLENCLKEVFQKTAKNHKQMNGLFGYNDGIYFHTLLLKAIQAKDAKKAKSLMKEHMQQAIDRLK; this is encoded by the coding sequence TTGTACATTCTTAAAACAAATATTACGCAACAAGTAATTGAATACTTAAAAAAAAATATTGAGAATGGTACCTGGCCAGTTGGTGGGAAAATTCCGTCAGAAAACAAATTAACGGAAATTTTAGGAGTAAGTCGTTCAAGCATAAGGGTAGCAATTCAGCAGTTTATTGCCTTAGATGTATTACAAAGCATTCATGGAAAAGGTACATTTATAAGGACAAATAACATTATGGGGGTTGGTAAGAACTTAAATGCAATTGATGAAGCGGATTATAATGACATAAGTCAGGTTTTGCAATTTAGAAGAATCATTGAAACTGAGTCTGCTTATATTGCTGCGCAACAGGCATCAAATGAGACTATTAACAATTTGAAATTCTATTTAAAAAATATGAAAAATAGTATAGGTCAGTCAGAAGAATTTGTTAAACAGGATATGCTTTTTCATGAGGAAATTTGTCATGCGACTGGAAATCGTTTGTTGGAAAATTGTTTAAAGGAAGTTTTTCAGAAGACAGCGAAGAATCATAAACAAATGAATGGATTATTTGGCTATAATGATGGGATTTATTTTCATACTTTATTGTTAAAGGCAATTCAAGCCAAAGATGCTAAAAAAGCAAAGAGTTTAATGAAAGAGCATATGCAACAAGCTATAGATCGGTTAAAATAA
- a CDS encoding MarR family transcriptional regulator gives MKYIEIIEKMACLLNKINQVNKIPCDYGTGHILYRSEIHMIEAINNHENVNASELANILGITSGAITQVTSKLVKKGLIEQFRMPNNKKEVYYRLTNLGKIANAKHSKNHEKLYRNVSRYLDGINPDNIKVINTFIDKIVENLPHE, from the coding sequence ATGAAATATATTGAAATTATTGAGAAGATGGCTTGTCTATTAAATAAAATAAATCAAGTGAATAAAATACCTTGTGATTATGGAACTGGGCATATTCTATACCGATCAGAAATTCACATGATTGAAGCCATAAACAACCATGAGAATGTTAATGCAAGTGAACTAGCAAATATATTAGGAATAACAAGTGGGGCTATCACTCAGGTGACAAGTAAGCTTGTCAAGAAGGGACTTATTGAACAGTTTCGAATGCCAAACAATAAAAAAGAGGTATATTATCGGCTAACTAACCTAGGTAAAATTGCCAACGCTAAACATAGCAAAAACCACGAAAAATTATATCGCAATGTATCTCGATACTTAGATGGAATAAATCCAGATAATATAAAAGTAATCAATACATTTATTGATAAAATAGTAGAAAATTTGCCCCATGAATAA
- the aroF gene encoding 3-deoxy-7-phosphoheptulonate synthase gives MFVVMKPGTGVEEIEKMHKKLGQLKMNLTLIPVEQQSALTLGGDTSKLNLEALQANIQLEKNVRIQQPYKLASRGFHPEDTIVDVCGCKFGGGHIAVIAGPCSVESEEQMVYTAVLVKQYGATLLRGGAYKPRSSPYSFQGLGEEGLKILVKAREKTGLPIVTEAMCIEDFDVVEECADLIQIGARNMQNFPLLKRAGQSAKPILLKRGLSATLEEFLMSAEYILAGGNSNVILCERGIRTFDTYTRNTLDLSLIPAVKELSHLPIIVDPSHACGKWSLVEPLAKAAIAVGADGLIIEVHHNPEQALCDGAQSLKPERFGHLMSSVQKIMAAV, from the coding sequence ATTTTCGTTGTAATGAAACCAGGAACTGGAGTAGAGGAGATTGAAAAAATGCATAAGAAATTGGGACAGTTGAAAATGAATCTTACTCTTATCCCCGTAGAACAACAAAGTGCTCTTACTTTGGGAGGAGATACATCAAAACTTAATTTGGAAGCTCTTCAGGCTAATATTCAGCTTGAAAAAAATGTGCGTATTCAGCAGCCGTATAAGTTGGCTAGCCGTGGTTTTCATCCGGAGGATACGATTGTTGATGTGTGTGGTTGTAAATTTGGAGGTGGACATATCGCAGTGATTGCAGGCCCCTGTTCTGTTGAAAGTGAAGAACAAATGGTTTACACGGCGGTGCTTGTTAAGCAGTACGGTGCTACCCTTCTTAGAGGAGGAGCCTATAAACCTCGTTCTTCTCCTTATAGTTTTCAGGGATTAGGTGAGGAAGGATTAAAAATATTGGTAAAAGCCCGGGAAAAGACGGGCTTGCCCATTGTCACTGAAGCCATGTGCATAGAAGATTTTGATGTCGTAGAAGAATGTGCCGATCTCATTCAAATCGGGGCCCGGAATATGCAAAACTTTCCACTGCTGAAACGTGCGGGGCAAAGTGCAAAGCCCATTTTACTTAAACGTGGATTAAGTGCAACATTGGAAGAGTTTCTGATGTCGGCGGAATATATTCTAGCTGGTGGTAATTCCAATGTCATTTTGTGTGAACGAGGCATACGTACATTCGATACTTATACTAGAAATACCCTAGATCTTAGTCTGATACCCGCGGTGAAAGAACTGAGTCACTTACCAATTATTGTTGATCCCAGTCATGCCTGTGGTAAATGGTCACTCGTGGAGCCTTTGGCTAAAGCGGCCATTGCTGTTGGCGCTGATGGACTAATTATTGAAGTACATCATAATCCGGAACAGGCCCTCTGTGACGGTGCTCAGTCATTAAAGCCGGAAAGATTTGGTCACTTAATGTCTTCTGTGCAGAAAATTATGGCCGCAGTTTAG
- a CDS encoding DMT family transporter: MYIALVTSTFLISQYHAKWMVLHAFFEIFAICIGNFMWIWGIGKIGSNRTAIYNNLSPIFAIITGYFLLGETIELWQLIGGVAVLWGVYLMRKSKISIVQSTAMK; the protein is encoded by the coding sequence ATGTATATAGCATTAGTAACATCGACTTTTTTAATTAGTCAGTACCATGCAAAGTGGATGGTTTTGCACGCTTTTTTCGAAATTTTCGCTATTTGTATCGGCAACTTTATGTGGATTTGGGGGATTGGCAAAATAGGCAGCAATCGTACCGCGATTTACAATAATCTGTCTCCTATTTTTGCGATCATAACAGGATACTTCTTATTGGGAGAGACCATTGAACTTTGGCAGCTTATTGGTGGTGTTGCCGTTCTTTGGGGAGTATACCTGATGCGAAAAAGCAAAATATCGATAGTTCAGAGTACTGCGATGAAATAA
- a CDS encoding chorismate synthase, translated as MIGKKNKTETALQNTILAAKADNDSVGGVIETAAIHLSAGWGDPFFDSLESTLSHLLFSIPAVKSIEFGAGFEFAAMYGSTANDAMHCQDGRIQTTTNHNGGITGGITNGMPLIFRVAIKPTPSISQKQHTVNAQGENILLSTIGRHDPCIVPRAVPVCCRICNGTRALGDDIMKMNLYANNVVLIGMPGCGKSSIGSLLAQALKMKFYDVDRYIEKKEQQSVAELFSHGEDHFRQIESQAIFDIYNKSSIVIATGGGVVTRHQNMVLLQQQGIIFYIERSIEMIIDSLGTAEHRPLLAGNVQRIYTLYEQRKHLYEKYGHYRILNNESCQAAVEKIQAKLLEHILVLKCPDHPEQPLSVLYPKFPYIKNM; from the coding sequence GTGATCGGTAAGAAAAATAAGACAGAAACTGCTCTGCAAAATACTATTCTCGCAGCAAAAGCAGACAATGACTCCGTGGGAGGCGTCATTGAAACAGCAGCCATTCATTTATCAGCTGGGTGGGGAGATCCTTTTTTTGATTCATTAGAAAGCACTTTGTCTCATCTGCTTTTTTCCATTCCCGCTGTAAAGAGCATAGAATTTGGGGCAGGCTTTGAATTTGCTGCAATGTACGGCAGTACAGCAAATGACGCCATGCATTGCCAAGATGGTAGGATTCAGACAACTACCAATCACAATGGTGGCATTACAGGCGGTATTACAAATGGCATGCCTCTTATTTTCCGCGTAGCTATAAAACCCACACCTTCTATTAGCCAAAAACAGCACACAGTCAACGCGCAGGGTGAAAACATTCTTCTTTCTACCATTGGCCGTCATGATCCATGTATTGTTCCACGAGCGGTCCCTGTCTGTTGTAGAATCTGTAACGGCACTCGCGCTTTGGGAGATGATATAATGAAAATGAATTTGTATGCAAATAACGTTGTATTAATCGGCATGCCTGGCTGTGGTAAATCTTCAATAGGCTCGCTGCTCGCTCAGGCACTCAAAATGAAATTTTATGATGTAGACCGTTATATCGAAAAAAAAGAACAGCAAAGCGTTGCTGAACTTTTTTCACATGGCGAAGATCATTTTCGTCAAATTGAAAGTCAAGCCATTTTCGACATTTACAACAAGTCCTCGATTGTTATCGCAACAGGCGGCGGTGTTGTGACACGACATCAAAATATGGTACTTCTGCAACAACAAGGCATTATTTTTTATATTGAACGTTCTATTGAGATGATTATCGATTCCCTTGGCACAGCTGAACATCGCCCCTTACTTGCCGGCAATGTTCAGCGCATTTACACCTTATATGAACAGCGAAAACATCTTTACGAAAAATATGGTCACTATCGAATTTTAAACAACGAATCTTGCCAAGCGGCTGTAGAAAAGATCCAAGCGAAATTGCTGGAGCACATACTTGTTTTAAAGTGCCCGGACCATCCTGAGCAACCACTATCTGTGCTTTACCCAAAATTTCCATATATTAAAAACATGTAA
- a CDS encoding enolase C-terminal domain-like protein, whose translation MGTKITDIKVILTAPEGINLIVVKVETNQDGLYGLGCATFAYRHLAVKCLIEEYLKPLLVGRCAENIEELWHLMHQNAYWRNGPIENNAISGVDMALWDIKGKMANMPLYQLLGGKCREGVPIYRHADGKDVNEICENIQKYKEQGITHIRCQCGGYGGGGYDKAPINAPVGAADGVYLNSNKYMRDTVKLFEDIRTQIGFDMELCHDVHERLSPIEAIRFAKEMEPFKLFFLEDAIPLEQGDWIRQLRVQTSIPLAQGELFNNPYEWRYLISERLIDYIRVHISQIGGITAARKLQIFAEQFGVRTAWHGPGDMSPLAHAANIHLDLAAYNFGVQEWSGTEPPNFVIQELKGPKEALLEVFPGLPEYRQGYVYANDKPGLGVDIDEEAAKKYPCENTVTLWTQTRLVDGNLQTP comes from the coding sequence ATGGGGACTAAAATTACAGATATCAAAGTAATTCTTACAGCACCAGAGGGAATCAATTTAATTGTCGTAAAAGTAGAAACGAATCAAGATGGATTATATGGTTTAGGGTGTGCGACGTTTGCTTATCGGCATTTAGCGGTTAAGTGTTTGATTGAAGAATATCTCAAACCATTGCTTGTTGGTAGATGTGCAGAAAATATTGAAGAATTGTGGCATTTGATGCACCAAAATGCATATTGGCGCAATGGACCAATTGAGAATAATGCAATTTCTGGTGTGGATATGGCCTTATGGGATATTAAAGGGAAAATGGCCAATATGCCACTGTATCAACTCTTGGGTGGTAAATGTCGTGAAGGTGTGCCTATTTATCGGCATGCGGATGGTAAAGATGTAAATGAAATATGTGAAAACATTCAAAAATACAAAGAGCAAGGCATCACGCATATTCGTTGTCAATGTGGTGGTTATGGTGGTGGCGGATATGATAAAGCACCGATTAATGCACCAGTTGGGGCAGCCGATGGGGTTTATCTTAACAGCAATAAGTATATGCGAGATACGGTAAAATTATTTGAAGATATTCGCACGCAAATAGGATTTGATATGGAACTTTGCCATGACGTACATGAACGTCTCAGTCCAATCGAGGCCATTCGTTTTGCCAAAGAAATGGAACCATTTAAGTTATTCTTCTTAGAGGATGCAATTCCATTGGAACAAGGGGACTGGATTAGACAGCTTCGGGTGCAGACTTCTATTCCGTTGGCGCAAGGTGAACTATTTAATAATCCGTATGAATGGCGATACTTAATTTCCGAAAGATTAATCGATTATATTCGTGTTCATATCAGCCAAATTGGGGGCATTACAGCGGCTAGAAAATTGCAAATATTTGCTGAACAATTTGGAGTGAGGACAGCTTGGCATGGACCGGGCGATATGTCGCCGCTTGCCCATGCAGCCAACATCCATCTTGACTTAGCCGCATATAATTTTGGCGTTCAAGAATGGTCAGGCACAGAGCCGCCTAATTTTGTAATTCAAGAATTGAAGGGGCCTAAAGAAGCACTTCTGGAAGTTTTCCCAGGCCTACCTGAATATAGACAAGGTTATGTCTATGCAAATGATAAACCGGGACTTGGCGTAGATATTGACGAAGAAGCAGCGAAAAAGTATCCATGCGAAAATACCGTAACATTGTGGACACAAACAAGGCTGGTTGATGGAAACTTACAAACTCCATGA